In the genome of Streptomyces sp. V2I9, one region contains:
- a CDS encoding GNAT family N-acetyltransferase: MDYVVRGVRADEWPQARQLRLEALKDPAAPVAFLETYEDAVARPDTFWQGRTAGAAEDGGGRVRQFVAESPEGFWVGTVTVLVESPDDEVRFGEAATVDQAHVVGVFVRPEVRGTGVTDALFREAVTWAWSLSAPRMERVRLYVHEKNPRAAAFYRKFGFTPSGRRIAAPGDRGDQELEYVLGREG, from the coding sequence ATGGACTATGTGGTGCGTGGCGTGCGGGCCGACGAGTGGCCGCAGGCGCGGCAGTTGCGGTTGGAGGCGCTGAAGGACCCGGCGGCTCCGGTGGCGTTCCTGGAGACGTACGAGGACGCGGTGGCGCGACCGGACACGTTCTGGCAGGGGCGTACGGCCGGTGCGGCCGAGGACGGAGGCGGCCGGGTCCGGCAGTTCGTCGCCGAGTCGCCCGAGGGCTTCTGGGTGGGGACGGTCACCGTGCTGGTCGAGAGCCCGGACGACGAGGTGCGGTTCGGGGAGGCCGCCACCGTGGACCAGGCGCACGTGGTCGGTGTGTTCGTCCGGCCCGAGGTGCGGGGGACCGGGGTGACCGACGCGCTGTTCCGGGAAGCCGTCACGTGGGCCTGGTCGTTGTCCGCGCCCCGGATGGAGCGGGTGCGCCTCTACGTGCACGAGAAGAACCCGCGGGCCGCCGCCTTCTACCGGAAGTTCGGCTTCACCCCGTCCGGCCGGCGGATCGCGGCTCCGGGCGACCGGGGCGATCAGGAGCTGGAGTACGTGCTCGGGCGCGAGGGGTAG
- a CDS encoding type IV secretory system conjugative DNA transfer family protein, producing the protein MARQPVRGQGPAHHDGPHGHRGEGGIPDGLLIGLLGLLLAATLVTWTATGLSGLLAHGAWPDGVTFTRAPLALRELATSPQDLSTAWPEASRTQLSGYGLFWGLFIGELMVLVVITVFTVGVVARGRAVRARRREERVPDPYEKQRRAPEATGHVSGNGSENGSGTGNAPPHTPAYDHGPTHTPAPAATYEHEYVSPPTPASPNAPVSTPAYAPPPPGAHQPPRSTPETTLPQRLPSPRTPLLVYAPAATRRPTVVQAVHDAEGPALVVTSDPTVWAETKDARAKVGPVLVHDPGHLCDTPARLHWSPTAGCELPGTADARAAALLAPVRPRARIDAAVADTAQTLLQCWLHAAAVDGRPFRQVLRWASGSGAHEPVRLLRTHPKAASGFAGLLESALTAYPERREVAQELTVRAFAALSTVHIREACTANRADSLALESFAAEGGTLYLVGESIEDPRSRPGAMPLLTALAADVVEHGRRMAARSSAGRLDPPMTFVLDDVAAVAPFPQLPDLLTTGQDHGMPVLVLLRSEEQGRARWQHPLHTPAPGTG; encoded by the coding sequence GTGGCACGTCAGCCGGTACGGGGCCAGGGCCCGGCCCATCACGACGGACCCCACGGCCACCGGGGCGAGGGCGGCATCCCGGACGGTCTGCTGATCGGCCTCCTGGGGTTGCTCCTCGCCGCCACCCTGGTCACCTGGACGGCCACCGGCCTGTCCGGTCTCCTCGCCCACGGGGCCTGGCCGGACGGCGTGACGTTCACCCGCGCCCCGCTCGCCCTGCGCGAACTGGCCACCTCCCCCCAGGACCTCTCCACCGCCTGGCCGGAGGCGTCCCGCACCCAGCTCTCCGGGTACGGCCTGTTCTGGGGCCTGTTCATCGGCGAACTGATGGTGCTGGTGGTCATCACGGTGTTCACGGTCGGCGTCGTGGCCCGCGGCCGAGCCGTCCGGGCACGCCGCCGCGAGGAACGAGTCCCGGACCCGTACGAGAAGCAGCGACGGGCACCTGAGGCGACCGGCCACGTCAGCGGGAACGGAAGCGAGAACGGGAGCGGAACCGGGAACGCTCCCCCGCACACCCCGGCGTACGACCACGGTCCGACGCACACCCCCGCCCCCGCCGCCACGTACGAGCACGAGTACGTATCGCCGCCGACCCCCGCATCCCCGAACGCCCCGGTGTCCACGCCCGCGTACGCGCCCCCGCCCCCCGGCGCGCATCAGCCGCCACGCTCCACCCCCGAAACCACCCTCCCCCAGCGCCTTCCCTCCCCGCGCACCCCCCTCCTCGTCTACGCACCCGCCGCCACCCGGCGCCCCACCGTCGTGCAGGCCGTCCATGACGCCGAGGGCCCCGCCCTCGTCGTCACCTCGGACCCCACCGTCTGGGCCGAGACGAAGGACGCCCGCGCCAAGGTCGGCCCGGTCCTCGTCCACGATCCGGGCCATCTCTGCGACACCCCGGCCCGCCTCCACTGGTCGCCCACCGCGGGGTGCGAGCTGCCCGGCACCGCCGACGCCCGCGCCGCCGCCCTGCTCGCCCCGGTCCGTCCGCGGGCCAGGATCGACGCGGCGGTCGCCGACACCGCGCAGACCCTCCTCCAGTGCTGGCTGCACGCCGCGGCGGTGGACGGCCGCCCTTTCCGCCAGGTCCTCCGCTGGGCCTCCGGCTCCGGCGCCCACGAACCCGTACGCCTTCTCCGTACGCACCCCAAGGCCGCGTCCGGGTTCGCCGGACTGCTGGAGTCCGCCCTCACCGCCTATCCCGAACGGCGGGAGGTGGCACAGGAACTGACGGTACGGGCGTTCGCCGCGCTGTCCACGGTCCACATCCGCGAGGCGTGCACGGCGAACCGAGCCGATTCCCTCGCGCTGGAATCTTTTGCCGCCGAAGGGGGAACGCTCTACCTGGTGGGCGAATCCATCGAGGATCCCCGCTCCCGCCCCGGCGCGATGCCCCTCCTCACCGCGCTGGCCGCAGACGTGGTCGAGCACGGCCGCCGCATGGCCGCACGGTCATCCGCCGGCCGGCTCGACCCACCAATGACGTTCGTCCTCGACGATGTCGCGGCCGTGGCACCCTTCCCCCAGCTCCCCGACCTCCTGACGACCGGTCAGGACCACGGCATGCCCGTCCTCGTGCTGCTCCGCTCCGAGGAACAGGGCCGAGCCCGCTGGCAGCACCCCCTGCACACTCCCGCACCAGGCACCGGATGA
- a CDS encoding e9imm peptide: protein MSRAEAVARVERIVAGDYPSEDELHGWLEGLDRALARPSGYVSDPIHWPPAGELTAAEVVDRALAYRPIAF, encoded by the coding sequence ATGAGCCGGGCCGAAGCGGTCGCACGCGTGGAGCGGATCGTGGCGGGGGACTACCCGTCGGAGGACGAGCTGCACGGATGGCTGGAGGGCCTCGACAGAGCACTGGCCCGTCCGTCCGGCTACGTCAGCGACCCGATCCACTGGCCGCCGGCGGGTGAGCTCACGGCCGCCGAGGTGGTCGACCGGGCCCTGGCCTACCGGCCGATCGCCTTCTGA
- a CDS encoding ATP-binding protein produces MRDPLSALSEAFTSFLFGKVETTRLPVRTSTGQAQAVYLPTAAPGLGDSGVIIGREVYSGKGYIYDPFQLYGQQLPAPHWLVLGESGNGKSALEKTYVLRQLRFRDRQVVVLDAQGEDGVGEWNLIAQELGITPIRLDPTAALNGGIRLNPLDPSITTTGQLALLRTIIEVAMGHGLDERSGFALKVAHAFVTTTITDRQPVLMDIVEQLRHPEPRSAEAMNVDIDDVRAWGLDVALVLDRLVDGDLRGMFDGPTTVGIDLDAPLIVFDLSHIDRNSIAMPILMAIVGVWLEHTWIRPDRKKRIFLVEEAWHIINSPFVAQLFQRLLKFGRRLGLSFVAVVHHLSDVVDGAAAKEAAAILKMASTRTIYAQKTDEARATGRVIGLPRWAVEIIPTLTPGIAVWDVNGNVQVVKHLITEAERPLVFTDRAMTEGSSDDQLPDDIRAAELEAEQRAARIEHQKRMNESSESTVA; encoded by the coding sequence ATGCGAGACCCCCTGTCCGCATTGTCGGAGGCCTTCACCTCCTTCCTCTTCGGCAAGGTGGAGACGACCCGCCTCCCCGTCCGTACGTCCACGGGCCAGGCCCAGGCCGTCTACCTCCCCACCGCCGCCCCCGGCCTCGGTGACTCCGGCGTGATCATCGGCCGCGAGGTCTACAGCGGCAAGGGCTACATCTACGACCCCTTCCAGCTGTACGGGCAGCAACTCCCCGCCCCCCACTGGCTCGTCCTCGGCGAGTCCGGCAACGGCAAGTCCGCGCTGGAGAAGACGTACGTGCTGCGCCAGCTCCGCTTCCGCGACCGCCAGGTCGTCGTGCTGGACGCCCAGGGCGAGGACGGCGTCGGCGAATGGAACCTCATCGCCCAGGAACTGGGCATCACCCCCATCCGCCTGGACCCCACCGCCGCGCTCAACGGCGGCATCCGCCTCAACCCGCTCGACCCCTCCATCACCACCACCGGCCAGCTCGCCCTCCTCCGCACGATCATCGAGGTCGCGATGGGCCACGGCCTCGACGAACGCTCCGGCTTCGCGCTGAAGGTGGCGCACGCCTTCGTCACCACCACCATCACCGACCGCCAGCCGGTCCTGATGGACATCGTGGAACAGCTGCGCCACCCCGAGCCCCGGTCGGCCGAGGCGATGAACGTGGACATAGACGACGTACGGGCCTGGGGCCTGGACGTCGCCCTCGTCCTGGACCGGCTGGTCGACGGCGACCTGCGCGGCATGTTCGACGGGCCCACGACCGTCGGCATCGACCTCGACGCGCCCCTCATCGTCTTCGACCTCTCGCACATCGACCGCAACTCGATCGCGATGCCGATCCTGATGGCCATCGTCGGGGTCTGGCTGGAGCACACCTGGATCCGGCCCGACCGCAAGAAGCGCATCTTCCTGGTCGAAGAGGCGTGGCACATCATCAACTCCCCCTTCGTCGCCCAGCTCTTCCAGCGCCTCCTGAAGTTCGGCCGCCGGCTCGGGCTCTCCTTCGTCGCCGTCGTCCACCACCTCAGCGACGTGGTGGACGGGGCCGCGGCGAAGGAGGCCGCCGCCATCCTCAAGATGGCGTCCACCCGCACGATCTACGCCCAGAAGACGGACGAGGCGCGAGCGACCGGCCGGGTCATCGGGCTGCCCCGGTGGGCCGTCGAGATCATCCCGACGCTCACCCCCGGCATCGCCGTCTGGGACGTCAACGGCAACGTCCAGGTGGTCAAACACCTGATCACCGAGGCCGAACGCCCCCTGGTCTTCACCGACCGCGCCATGACCGAGGGCTCGTCGGACGACCAGCTCCCCGACGACATCCGCGCCGCCGAGCTGGAGGCGGAGCAACGGGCGGCCCGGATCGAGCACCAGAAGCGGATGAACGAGTCGTCCGAGTCCACGGTGGCCTGA